The genomic interval AAGCCCGGTTGAACAATACTTCTTTTACCATCAACTCCTCTCTGAATTGAGCATCAGATTCCACAATTAACAGGTCGATATCTTCTTTTGCATGATCAATGATCTCCGAAAAAGAAATTGCTTCAATCGCTTCTCCTGTATTTTGTTGGCTTTTAGTGATTTCTACTAGATTTGCTATTGTTTTTTTTAAATTGAGAATAGAAGTTTTCATCATTTCCAATATTTCCATCTCAGCAGAACTTTCAATAAGGATTAACTTTTTAGATAACCTAGAAAGTAAACCTTCTAAATTCACTATTGGAGCTTTTAAGTCATGAGAGGCGGTATAAATAAAATTATCCAGATCAATATTGATTTTATGCAGTTCCTTATTCTTTTTCATTAACTCCTCATTTCTGAGTTTTTCGGTCAGATCTCTGGTCACTTTAGAAAAGCCGATGTGCTGCGTATCAGTATTGTAAATGGCAGTAATGACTACATTTGCCCAAAAAGTAGACCCATCTTTTCTCACACGCCAGCCTTCATCTTCAAAGCGGCCTTCTTGTTTTGCTTTTCTTAATTCATATTGAGGATATTGATCTGCCAGGGCTTCTGGTGGATAGAAGACAGAAAAATGTTTTCCAATGATTTCTTTTGCCTGATAGCCCTTTATTCTTTCTGCCCCTATGTTCCAGGTAAGGATTCGGCCATCCGTATCTAACATAAATATGGCATAGTCCTTTACGCTTTCTATAATTAGCTTATTTATAGAATCACCTTCTAACCAGAGAGGACCCGAGTGTTTAAATGCATCTTCTTCTTCAATCATATTTATACCCTACTCTTAATTACAGATTTCTAATAAGATATTTCCAGTAGCGACTAGTAATATGATGTATTTGATTATATAAACAGTTTATCTTAATAAGATAGCATAGCATACTATGATCTAACAGAGTGAAAAACGTACCTGCTTCAGCAGGATAAAAAATAAATTATTCCTGGCAAATCCATTCAAGCTGTTTAAATAAAAAATCCTAATTATGTTACAATCATTAAAAATACAATTGTCTAATAATCAAAACAGTAAACATTTATCCTTGTACAAACAAAATAGCTTATAACCCTTTTTTATAGAAAATATACAATTAAATATGCATTTCTTAAAAAAATATTAATCCTGAAAATACTATAATAATTCGTTTATAAAAACTATACGACAAAACTGTTCCTGATTTTTTAAAACTCATCTATTACAGATTATATTCTTTGTGAAATGATACGCTCAAACTTTCATAATAAATCCTATATAACCGAACCTGGTTATATAGGATTTGAACCGCTTTGCTGTCTCCTTTTTCAAACAGACTATGTGTAACGCGAAAATAACTCATATCATATAAGGCTCATGTAAAGTGCAACTGATAATCAGCTTACATGAAACTACTCACCAAACAATCTTTTCCTGCCTATAAAGGCAATATACAGAAGGTTGTCCCATATATGATGGGAGAATGTACTTATATAGATTCTTCAGGTACACAAGAAAAATACCTGGATAATATTACTTATATTCTGCTGAATGCCGTGAAAGAATTGCAGCGGAAGAATGAGGCAATAAAAGCAAAATAGCCTAAATAGAAATACTCAAACAGGAGATGGCCGCACTTAAAGAACTCCTGCTCCAACAAATCCCGTAAACAGGTAATCCACAGGCAGGATTGTGGCAGAATACTCCTAATCCTTATAGCCAATCTACTACTATTCCCTATCAACGTCCTGCTACAACTACGCATGCGTTCATCAAAATATATTCCTCTTCAGGACAAGAACTCAAAAGCTTTGAACTGGCTGGTCTCTCGCAAGGAGAAATCACCCTTTCAGCAGGTATATTTGCTGCCGGCAAGTATGTGTATACTCTTTTTGTGGATGGGGTACGCATCGATAGTAAAAAGCTTATTCTTACTCAATAATTCAATTGAGCAAACTATCCTGTTATGCAAAAGCAGATATTGCTATTCTGTATAGGTATATAGCATACAAATATCCTTACTGGTACCTATCAAATAAGCTGATTTTATATTACCCAAGGTACATCGATAGTCTTGAATGTATGCTATCAATACGCTCATAAAAATCTTTCATTTTTTTTGAAAACATGAGTATAATCACAATTCCGTCTTTGTGGTTCAGGAATTACAATTCATATATTTACCGAACAATATTAATTTGTTATGTAGTCAGATTATCGCTGATAGGAAGGGGCTGGATTACAAATACAGTCATAGTGATGGGGCCATGTGCGCCCAATACCAGGGCTTGTTCGATATCTGCAGTTTTGGAGGGACCGCCAATAAATCCACCAAATCCATACTGCCCTTCTCCGATCTGAGCATAGGCTTCATGCAGCGTAGGTACAATACTATTTGCCTCCACTACTACCGCCAGATGTTGACAGATATAGGGTAAGATCCGGTGCCCCATGACCTGTTCTGTCAGCCAGACGGCTCCGTTTTCTGCTACCGCTAAATGTGCCTGAATAATGGCTACTTCCACATCCTGAAAGGTATGCGGATCAACTGTTGGAGAGATAAGATTGGCTATATCTTCTAATTCAGGCAAGGTAGTTACCATCCTTTGGGTTATGTCAAAATTCTCCCGGATCAGAGTTTTTGTCGCATTCATATCCTCTACTAAAAAAGCTTTACCCCCAATGCTGTCAAAGGTCTCCATATAGGTTTTTACCGCATTTTCTTTATAGCCTTTAAACTGGCTTATATCCGGCAAAGGATTTTTGGGAGACTGGTTTTGTAATACAGCTGCTAATATTTTTTCTCTGGTGGTCATGAATGAATTGAATGTTGGTTAATTGGTTCTCTTCAGCTATTGCCGCAAGAATTCTATATTTTCATTGCTTACTTTCTTTGTAGCAATTACAAAGAAACCTGAGTTCAGCGAAGCTAAAGTAAGGTCAGCGCAATGGTAATTTAGTGCTTAATTAATATTATAATGTAAAGACACTTTACAGTTTTATTTCTTTAACTTTTATCATCTTTATTCTTTTCATACCATTCAGAAAAAGACTCTTTTGGGCCGTCGGGCATATCGCGCCCTTTGTACCAGGGATTGAGTTTATTATTAATAGCGATAGGAATATTCTTTAACACCCACCTGCCGGCCTTCCCTGCTGCTGTATAAGAACCTGGGGAAGATAAAGTCCATGACATGGCTTTCATGCCCAGGGCTTTGGTATTGGCTGCATAGCCTTCTTTTACTATTTCCTGCCGCCACTTATAGAGCTGGTCATGGATGTTGATTTTGACCGGGCACACATTGGAACACGAACCACACAAAGTAGAGGCAAAAGGCAGATCAGCATGGCGCTTCATATCCAGGTTAGGAGCCAGAATCGCCCCAATAGGTCCGGAAATGGTATTATGATAGCTGAGGCCACCACTTTTTCGGTATACCGGACAGGTGTTCATACAAGCCCCGCATTTGATACATTTTAGAGAATCCCGAAAATCTGCCCTGCCTAACTGTCTGCTTCTTCCGGCATCTACCAGGATCATATGCATTTCCTGGCCTTTTCTCGGCTTTTTGAAATGACTGGAATAAATCGTAATAGGCTGTCCGGTAGCACTTCTGGCCAGTAAGCGTAAAAATACACCCAGGTGCTTCTTCTGCGGAATAATTTTTTCGATGCCCATCGATGCAATTTGCACTTCGGATAAATGAGCGCCCATATCGGCATTTCCTTCGTTGGTACATACCACATACTCACCGGTTTCTGCTACGGCAAAATTTACCCCTGTCAGGGCAGCTCGCCTGGTCATAAATATATTCCGTAAATGTTTACGGGCTACTCTGGTGAGCAAAGTGGGATCAGATAAGCCTTTTTCAGTGCCCAAATGCTCATGGAATAATTCACCGATTTCTTCTTTCCGCTTATGGATGCAGGGCAATACAATGTGGCTGGGTGGTTCGTTGTCGATTTGCTGAATGTATTCTCCTAAGTCAGAATTAATCACATCAATTCCCCGTTCAGCCAGGTATTCATTCAACTGGCATTCTTCGGTGAGCATGGATTTACTTTTTACCATCTCGGTAAATCCTTTTGCTTTCAGAATGGAATACACAATCTCATTGTGCTCCTGGGCACTATCTGCCCAATGTACCGTAATTCCATTCTTCTGAAGATTGGCCTCGAATTGCAGCAGGTATTCATGCAGGTTAGAAATTACATTGCTTTTGATTTGAGAGGCTGCTTCCCGTAATTCTTCCCACTCAGGAATATTTTTGGCCGCTTTGTCGCGTTTCTGCCGGATCCACCATAGAGAGCCATCATGCCAGTTTACCCGCTCCTCATCTTTTATAAAATCTTCGGCTAAGGCCGCATGGTCTTTAGTTCCGTTTGGTTTCATCGTGTTGAATTTAATATCTGGGCAATGTGTACCACTTTTACTTTGCTTCTTTTTCTATGAAGAATGCCTTCCATATGCATCAGGCAGGAAAGGTCTGGGGAGGTAATGTATTCCGCTCCGTTTTTGATATGATCATTTACCCGGTCTTTACCCATTTTTACAGATACAGCCTCTTCAGCTATACAAAATGTACCTCCAAAGCCGCAACATTCATCCGGACGTTCCAGGCTTACCAGTTCCAGGTCTTGTACCATGTGTAATAAGTGTGCGGGTTTAGAAAAAGGAGCAGCATTTAATTCGCTCATTTGTGCCAGATGCAGTCCTCTCAAGCCATGGCAGCTTTGATGGATGCCCACTTTGTGCGGAAACCTGGCATTCAGCTTTTCTACCTTCAGAATATCCGTTAAAAACTCCACCAGTTCGTATACCTTAGATCGTACTGAAACAGCTAGTTGTTCATTCTCAGGCGCATGCAGGTGGTCTTTTACGTGCAATACACAACTGGCCGAAGGAGCCACGATATAATCAAAACTGGCAAAGTTTTCTATAAACAGGTCATTGCATTTCTGGGTCAGGTGTTCAAAACCGGAATTGGCCATAGGCTGTCCGCAGCAAGTTTGTTTGGAGGGATACACCACATCCACATTTAACTTCTGCAGTAATTCCAGGGTAGCAATGGCTGCCTGCGGATACAGTTGATTTACATAACAGGGAATAAAAAGCCCAACGGTCATAGAAGGAGGTTTTAACAAAGAAATATAAATATACTTTTTCTAAATAGGAATTTATCTATAGTTTTCTTTTTATTCTGCCATTCAGATATAAAGTTTGTACAACAAGTTTGCGTTACCTTGTTCAATAAAGGTTCAACCATATACAAAGGCTAGGATAACAAAAAATATTTTTGTGCATTTTCACTGGAAATGGTATTCGGAAGTAGTTCTGAAGGATAATTATTCTATTGGTTTATTGAGTAAAGAAAGGGCAGCTTCCGAAAGAAATTCTGCACCATAGCTGATACAGGCTTCATCAACAATCATCCTGGGATGATGCAGAAAATAACTCTCCTGCCCTGAATTCCTCGCCCCTAAAAAGTAAAACATAGAAGGGACTTTTCTGGAATAAAAAGCAAAATCTTCGCCTCCTAATATGGCCTCAGTTTCTATCACATTTTCTTTGCTGAACAAGGTTTGCAGCGTTGGTTCGAGTTGCTTATGCACAGCTTTGTCGTTTACTACACTTGGGTAATCGAGTAAATGGTCAACCTCAATGGTTGCCCCAAATGTGGCGGCTATTCCTTTTGCGATTGTTTCGAGCTTGTCTTTTACCTGTTGGTAGGTGGTAAGGTCCAAAGCCCTGATCGTTCCCTCCAGAATAACTTTATCGGCAATAATATTAGGAGCCACTCCCCCACTAATTTTGGTAAAAGAAATGACCACCGGCTCCATCGGATTGGTATACCTTGTAATTACCGATTGCACCGCTTGAATCACACTGCTGGAGATAAAAATAGCATCAATAGCCAGATGGGGAGCTGCCCCTGCATGTCCGCCTTTCCCATGTATAGTTATTCGGAAGAAATTAGCACAGGCTAAAGCTTGGCCTAGTTTATACGCTATTTTTCCTACCGGAAGAAGCGGATGCACATGTAATCCGAGCGAATAGTGTACTCCCTCTAACTCATTGGCATCTACCATCCGCTGTCCGCCTGACTTTCTTTCCGGATCATCATAATTGCCTTCTTCCGAGGGTTGGAAGATGAATTTAACTGTTCCATTAAACTCTTTTTGTTTCAGTAAATGCGCAGCTCCGATCAACATTGTGGTGTGTACATCATGACCGCAGGCATGCATCTTTCCATCTACCTGGGAGGTAAATTCCAGGCCTGTTTCTTCCTTAATAGGCAACGCATCCATATCGGCTCTGAGCGCAACGCAGGGTCCGGTTCCTTTGGAAAGGGTGGCAATCACGCCTGTTTTAGCTACGCCTGCTCTGTAAGAGATAGCTAATGCATCCAATTCCTGGCAAACAAGCGCTGCCGTCTTATACTCCTGATAGCCTAATTCCGGCTGTTGATGAATTTGTCTGCGGATATGTATTAACCGTTGATTGAGTGCATTTTCCATAATGTAACTGAATTAAGATAGAAGGTGATTGGCATTTTTATCCTTCAATTTCTACTGCGTAATCGGTATTTCCAAATTTGGCAGACAAAAGAAACAGCCATACAGGAATAGAGCCAGATAATAATTTCTTTATATATAGTGGACTTTGTCAACTATTTGAAATATATTTGTAACATGATTAGCATAGGCCCATTGCGACTGTAAGATGGAAGAAACAAATAGTGTAGTCCAGCATATCAGGGCGTTCAACCGCTTTTATACTGACCTTATCGGACTATTAAATAAGAACCTGCTTAATAGTAACTATTCATTAGTGGAGGTACGTATTCTTTATGAAATACATATCAGAGAAAGCTGCCAGGCCTCTCAAATCATGACGGCGATACATATCGATAAGAGCTATTTAAGCCGCCTGCTAAAAAAAATGGAGAAAGCAGATCTCATTAAAAAGAGTCCCTCTGCGCAGGATGCAAGAGCACATTTACTTACCCTTACCCAAAAAGGCAGGGAAGTATTTTTAAAGCTGAACCAGGCATCGGATAAACAGATAGAAGGACTGATCAGCGCATTATCTCCTAAAAAGCAGCAGGCTATAGTCGGCCACATGCAATCAATCATGAATCTATTAACAATCAATTCTGCTGAACATGATAGCAACAGCCATCAAACTGAATGATATTAAGATACGGCAAGAACTTCAGCCTGGAGATCTGGGCTATATTGCATATCTGCATGGCTGGCTTTATTCGAAGGAGCTAGGCTATGGGCCTAATTTTGAACGATATGTTTTAGAAGGGCTTTCAGAAGTCGCCCGGCAGTATAACCCATCCAAGGATAGAGTTTGGATGTGTGAGCATGCGGGAAAAATTATCGGGTGTCTGATTGGCCTTCACAGAGAAGAAGATTGTGTACAATTGCGTTATTTTATCTTTCTACCAGAATACCGTGGCATTGGATTAGGGAAGAAAATGATGGATGAATTTATGGAGTATATGCAAGAGAAGAACTATAGAAAAGCATATTTATTAACCACCCAGGAGCAGCAAGCGGCTATTTCCCTATATACCAGGTATGGCTTTCAATTGGTAGAGGAAAAAAGCTCTACGGCGTTTGATAAGCTGCTGGTAGAAAGAAAATATACCTTAGCTATATCTCAGTAATAAAAAAGCCATCAATTTCACTTCCAGCCATAATTGTATTGCCAGGCAAAGAATGTGTACTTTTAGTTTACTAATGCGATACCGACTTTAATCCGATAATTGATCCTATCAGTGTTAACAGGAAAAAAATCCGCCAGAAACTAGCCGGATCTTTAAATACAAAAATTCCCATTAAGGCAGTGCCAACAGCTCCGATTCCTGTCCATACGGCATAAGCTGTACCAATGGGCAAGCTTTGGGCAGCTTTCATCAACAACACCATGCTGATCGTTAAGGAAACAAAAAATCCACCATACCAAAAATAAACTTCATTCCCTACCGCTTCTTTCGCTTTTCCCAGGCAAGAAGCAAAAGCTACTTCAAATAATCCGGCAATAATCAATATAATCCAATTCATCGCTTAATTTTATTTACAAAGATGGGCAAGAGAATTGAATAATAAATTTTACACATGATAAAAATGAAGAAGCCCTTCTGATTTCTGCTCTGATCCTGCCCAAGCTGACTTGTATGTTACCTGGAAAGGGGCAATTTGACCTAAAGCTTTATTTAATCTTATACATGATGAGCTTTTTTATACTCAGATATCGTTTGGTTGTTACACGAACAAAGTAAAGACCGTTTGGAAGATGCGAGCCATCAAATTCCAGGGTGCATACAGCCCCGGTTTCTTTCTTCTGTTCTACTATTCTATCCATGGTTGTGCCCTGCCCATTATATATTTCTACCAGCACATCTCCAGGTTCTGGCATCGTAAAACTTAACTTTACCTGTTTGGAAAAAGGATTGGGATAGGCTATAATATCAAAATTGGGGTCAACAGATCTGTGTTTCGAACCAGTTATCGTGAGCGCAGGGGCAATATAAGGCGATAGTCTGGTACCAGGGATGGGCCGCTCCAGGGTGCCACTAGGCAATTGCCAGCCCACCGCCAGATTATCTCCGCCTGTGCCTTCTTTTTGCAGGGCTTCAATGTAATAGCGCCGCTTTCCCTGCAAATAAATGCCTTCGGATTGCTGGCTGGTAAATCGAATCCATTCCCTGGGATTGGTGCGTGCTGAAAAAACCAGTCTCCGTTTATTAGCCGGATTATCATCTGTACTCAGCCATAGCTCACTATTTTCATCGCCGGTCAACCAGAAAGTATATTCTCCGCTGGAAGGCGGACAAATATACCCCCTGATTCTTGCGCCAAAGTTATCTGCCGTATTGATAGGCGCTTCAAATATAGTTAGCTGAGATGTAGTGGTGGGAGGCGTATTTACCGGTATGGAAGCAACGCTTGTACCAGGTATATTTGCCCAGTATTCCTGTACTATTTTACCGTTTGCTGCACACTCCTGTGGAATATTACCTACATTAGACAAGGCATATACTTCGCTGCTGAGCAGGGCTCTGTTATATACCCTTACTTCATCTATCCTTCCATGAATTCCTCCCCCGCCTATATTACCTATTTTTAAACCACCCCAGGCCTTAGGAGGCAGCATTCCAATTTTGGTTGCGAATAATTGTCCGTTTTTATAGAATTTACCTATGCCTCCTTCATAGGTAAATACAAAGTGCTGCCATTTATTGATCTCTACTGTACC from Rhodocytophaga rosea carries:
- a CDS encoding sensor histidine kinase, whose protein sequence is MIEEEDAFKHSGPLWLEGDSINKLIIESVKDYAIFMLDTDGRILTWNIGAERIKGYQAKEIIGKHFSVFYPPEALADQYPQYELRKAKQEGRFEDEGWRVRKDGSTFWANVVITAIYNTDTQHIGFSKVTRDLTEKLRNEELMKKNKELHKINIDLDNFIYTASHDLKAPIVNLEGLLSRLSKKLILIESSAEMEILEMMKTSILNLKKTIANLVEITKSQQNTGEAIEAISFSEIIDHAKEDIDLLIVESDAQFREELMVKEVLFNRAYLKSILHNLLTNAIKYRSPSRDLQITIRTYREASYIVLSVKDNGLGLSKTQQSNLFSLFRRFHTHVEGSGIGLYLVKRIIENRQGRIEIESEINKGSEFKIFFVSE
- a CDS encoding T9SS type A sorting domain-containing protein, which translates into the protein MWQNTPNPYSQSTTIPYQRPATTTHAFIKIYSSSGQELKSFELAGLSQGEITLSAGIFAAGKYVYTLFVDGVRIDSKKLILTQ
- a CDS encoding LutC/YkgG family protein → MTTREKILAAVLQNQSPKNPLPDISQFKGYKENAVKTYMETFDSIGGKAFLVEDMNATKTLIRENFDITQRMVTTLPELEDIANLISPTVDPHTFQDVEVAIIQAHLAVAENGAVWLTEQVMGHRILPYICQHLAVVVEANSIVPTLHEAYAQIGEGQYGFGGFIGGPSKTADIEQALVLGAHGPITMTVFVIQPLPISDNLTT
- a CDS encoding lactate utilization protein B, coding for MKPNGTKDHAALAEDFIKDEERVNWHDGSLWWIRQKRDKAAKNIPEWEELREAASQIKSNVISNLHEYLLQFEANLQKNGITVHWADSAQEHNEIVYSILKAKGFTEMVKSKSMLTEECQLNEYLAERGIDVINSDLGEYIQQIDNEPPSHIVLPCIHKRKEEIGELFHEHLGTEKGLSDPTLLTRVARKHLRNIFMTRRAALTGVNFAVAETGEYVVCTNEGNADMGAHLSEVQIASMGIEKIIPQKKHLGVFLRLLARSATGQPITIYSSHFKKPRKGQEMHMILVDAGRSRQLGRADFRDSLKCIKCGACMNTCPVYRKSGGLSYHNTISGPIGAILAPNLDMKRHADLPFASTLCGSCSNVCPVKINIHDQLYKWRQEIVKEGYAANTKALGMKAMSWTLSSPGSYTAAGKAGRWVLKNIPIAINNKLNPWYKGRDMPDGPKESFSEWYEKNKDDKS
- a CDS encoding (Fe-S)-binding protein, giving the protein MTVGLFIPCYVNQLYPQAAIATLELLQKLNVDVVYPSKQTCCGQPMANSGFEHLTQKCNDLFIENFASFDYIVAPSASCVLHVKDHLHAPENEQLAVSVRSKVYELVEFLTDILKVEKLNARFPHKVGIHQSCHGLRGLHLAQMSELNAAPFSKPAHLLHMVQDLELVSLERPDECCGFGGTFCIAEEAVSVKMGKDRVNDHIKNGAEYITSPDLSCLMHMEGILHRKRSKVKVVHIAQILNSTR
- a CDS encoding M20 metallopeptidase family protein translates to MENALNQRLIHIRRQIHQQPELGYQEYKTAALVCQELDALAISYRAGVAKTGVIATLSKGTGPCVALRADMDALPIKEETGLEFTSQVDGKMHACGHDVHTTMLIGAAHLLKQKEFNGTVKFIFQPSEEGNYDDPERKSGGQRMVDANELEGVHYSLGLHVHPLLPVGKIAYKLGQALACANFFRITIHGKGGHAGAAPHLAIDAIFISSSVIQAVQSVITRYTNPMEPVVISFTKISGGVAPNIIADKVILEGTIRALDLTTYQQVKDKLETIAKGIAATFGATIEVDHLLDYPSVVNDKAVHKQLEPTLQTLFSKENVIETEAILGGEDFAFYSRKVPSMFYFLGARNSGQESYFLHHPRMIVDEACISYGAEFLSEAALSLLNKPIE
- a CDS encoding MarR family winged helix-turn-helix transcriptional regulator, whose translation is MEETNSVVQHIRAFNRFYTDLIGLLNKNLLNSNYSLVEVRILYEIHIRESCQASQIMTAIHIDKSYLSRLLKKMEKADLIKKSPSAQDARAHLLTLTQKGREVFLKLNQASDKQIEGLISALSPKKQQAIVGHMQSIMNLLTINSAEHDSNSHQTE
- a CDS encoding GNAT family N-acetyltransferase; amino-acid sequence: MIATAIKLNDIKIRQELQPGDLGYIAYLHGWLYSKELGYGPNFERYVLEGLSEVARQYNPSKDRVWMCEHAGKIIGCLIGLHREEDCVQLRYFIFLPEYRGIGLGKKMMDEFMEYMQEKNYRKAYLLTTQEQQAAISLYTRYGFQLVEEKSSTAFDKLLVERKYTLAISQ
- a CDS encoding DMT family transporter, whose translation is MNWIILIIAGLFEVAFASCLGKAKEAVGNEVYFWYGGFFVSLTISMVLLMKAAQSLPIGTAYAVWTGIGAVGTALMGIFVFKDPASFWRIFFLLTLIGSIIGLKSVSH